A stretch of the Plasmodium berghei ANKA genome assembly, chromosome: 10 genome encodes the following:
- a CDS encoding voltage-dependent anion-selective channel protein, putative: MDFPKLLNKPSLDLIKNDFPHSNKFELEHISVSKQPFLKSGFTFSNNTYNIYTNFKNNVYNTKNELKFDNSGISLLDIKYEPNFVKNLNICGKYTKSNEKKEDSFEVYGEYTSENMSIFSSINVRNFFFKYIHVGSHPKCPNFKFGGMVQGDLDYKNLQYSLGGAYTKNYFDKQYIFSFRSLPTNKCLYGTVALNLFFQNKNINDNAVSIELLQNILEKKATINIASIWYLNDKNTAVKTKISNDTKVALSLTHKYNEFMTISLGSQVDITKMSLPDSSKFGIKLYLKS, encoded by the exons atggattTTCCAAAGCTATTAAATAAGCCATCATTAG atttaataaaaaatgactTTCCGCATTCGAACAAATTCGAGTTGGAGCATATAAGTGTTTCCAAGCAGCCA TTTCTTAAAAGTGGTTTTACTTTTTCAAATAACAcatataacatatatacaaattttaaaaacaatgtTTACaacacaaaaaatgaattaaaatttgACAACTCTGGAATAAGCTTATTggatataaaatatgaa cCTAATTTcgttaaaaatttaaatatatgtggTAAATACACGAAAagtaatgaaaaaaaagaagattCATTTGAAGTTTATGGGGAATATACTTCAGAAAATATGAGCATATTTTCATCTATAAATGTGaggaattttttttttaaatatattcatgtTGGCTCACATCCCAAATGTCCCAATTTCAAATTTGGAG GAATGGTTCAAGGTGACTTGGACTACAAAAATTTACAATATTCCTTAGGAGGGgcttatacaaaaaattattttgataagcaatatattttttcttttagatc ATTACCAACGAATAAATGTCTATATGGAACAGTAgcattaaatttatttttccaaaataaaaatataaatgataatgcTGTAAGTATAGAGTTGTTACAAAATATTCtcgaaaaaaaagcaaCTATAAATATTGCATCAATATGGTATcttaatgataaaaatacagcagtcaaaacaaaaattagTAATGATACTAAAGTGGCATTATCACTTACacacaaatataatgaGTTTATGACCATATCTCTTGGATCTCAg gttgatataacaaaaatgtCCTTGCCGGACAGCTCAAAATTtggaataaaattatacttAAAAtcgtaa
- a CDS encoding SNARE protein, putative, with protein MEDILGEIISLSEKKKDEMSKRNDKQGTEYGGKYVLDGSKNKKGNSDHYKKKRRGSSIKDDDTINICDASTVCTVDDDINIEKVNIFSKIIKNNKSRTSEQYFKDVEKNIDENTPLFFNNGNTLNTYLLTVNEINTSISNIYTNIDKINVIKKKIELNIYDNEKLYSKINVIIKNSEDIITCIKEKINKLNTENNTFEENSNMISEIKLRVNIFIDIVNKYKNCINKYKNICNQYYEHVNKNIIKHYKLIHPNLSDHSIHKLLKQNNHNMEEFLNVNKNAYKNNVMCFTNIDQLEIDKIKEKYNELKNLEKNIAGLNELYIELAYVIKKRKNLINNIESNVFQVKEYTEDALHNISEAKRYNKMIKQKILYFSLFLLIIAFIILFPVFFNYSHF; from the coding sequence ATGGAAGACATTTTAGGTGAAATTATTTCGCtaagtgaaaaaaaaaaagatgaaatgAGCAAAAGAAATGACAAACAAGGAACTGAATATGGTGGTAAATATGTTTTGGATGGatcaaaaaacaaaaaaggAAACAGCGACcattataaaaagaaacGAAGAGGATCATCTATAAAGGATGATGatacaataaatatatgtgatGCATCTACTGTTTGTACAGTTGATGATGATATAAACATTGAAAAGGTTAACATTTTtagtaaaataattaaaaataataaatcgAGAACTTCAgaacaatattttaaagatgtcgaaaaaaatattgatgaaaatactccattgttttttaataatggaaatacgttaaatacatatttacTTACAGTTAACGAAATTAATACAAGTAtttctaatatatatacaaatattgataaaataaatgttataaaaaaaaaaatagagttaaatatatatgataatgaaaaattgtATTCCAAAATTAATGtgataattaaaaattccgaagatataattacatgtattaaagaaaaaataaacaaattaaatacCGAAAATAATACTTTTGAAGAAAATAGCAATATGATaagtgaaataaaattacgtgtaaatatatttattgatattgtaaacaaatataaaaattgtataaataaatataaaaatatatgtaaccaatattatgaacatgttaataaaaatataataaaacattacAAATTAATACACCCTAATTTAAGTGATCATAgtatacataaattattaaaacaaaataatcataataTGGAAGAATTTCTAAATGTTAATAAGAAtgcttataaaaataatgttatgTGTTTCACAAATATAGATCAATTGGAAATAgacaaaattaaagaaaaatataatgaattaaaaaatttagaaaaaaacatagctggattaaatgaattatatattgaattagcatatgtaataaaaaaaagaaaaaatcttattaataatatcgAAAGCAATGTTTTTCAAGTAAAAGAATATACAGAAGATGCActtcataatatttctgaagcaaaaagatataataaaatgattaagcaaaaaattctttattttagTCTTTTCTTACTGATTATagcttttattattttgttccCCGTTTTTTTCAACTATTCAcacttttaa
- a CDS encoding inner membrane complex suture component, putative, producing the protein MIDNSENRTSGYEMLIEFPNATNNNNDEKNYYEIYDNNGIDGSINNNHICENNEEKNNQGVEFGNSLNYTIGDKESFGKYCYNINEKKNIETDIKYYSYFFISLIFLGFFILYYIYHGDYSRILYGTNYNGQICGKDLKSFKYLYYPLSPKTSKFEILKKYPKCLESCPTSDFSEHKTDEENFDVEKKKKNFFEDKFFFPFKKNSDKNKGKIIDKSGNIETNVVYADYTKGPNNNLYVEYSLNSKYYDTVNIMNICYPRDKMLRKKVINIVFTNRYKIFVNLFSLHNSFLFVFLFIIVSILLSSLYIASLYYFPKSTFYIFLISYLISIFFIPIYFIHNHLYLIFDPIKGSFFSYHYLISILISFIIIVHAFISLIVFYIYKNTYKYTSKLIGITLKFIRDISNIIYAPIIISFVSILFFFVWIYLYVQIITSGISYEQKLDLDLDPNGNSKILSLQKIFYYFKSSYIFSILWICIYFYICEMLQSLNQFTICHLGTVWYFSDKRKSECNQNTIEEMKTILKYHFGSIVLSSFVNITTKHLRIIFFWINKTLSLPFFFNELIYNIKEKFNFILNPMSKIIDMYTTSAYCEMSMTLYSYMTSCHISSKKLTNSTSPAAALHGISYITNIIFPGFTTMIITFFAFNIFNNFQMYNNIFSHRYIPNPFFSALIIGIICGIITSYFITIISTFADTVLYCFICECYQKQMIDENPLRKAFTPDLLREFILEIYEEYNSKL; encoded by the exons atgatagaCAATAGTGAAAATCGAACAAGTGGGTATGAAATGTTAATTGAATTCCCTAATGctactaataataataacgacgaaaaaaattattatgaaatatatgataataatggAATAGATGGATCCATAAATAATAACCATATATGTGAAAacaatgaagaaaaaaataatcaagGGGTAGAATTTGGAAACTCACTAAATTACACAATTGGAGATAAAGAGTCATTTGGAAAATATTGTtacaatataaatgaaaagaaaaatatagagacagatattaaatattatagttatttttttattagcttaatttttttaggattttttattttatactaTATCTATCATGGTGATTATTCACGTATATTATATGGAACAAACTATAATGGACAAATTTGTGGAAAAGATTTAAAATcgtttaaatatttatattatccaCTATCTCCAAAAACATCGaaatttgaaatattaaaaaaatatcctAAATGTTTAGAATCATGCCCTACATCTGACTTTTCAGAACACAAAACtgatgaagaaaattttgatgtggaaaaaaaaaaaaaaaatttttttgaggataagtttttttttccctttaaaaaaaatagtgataaaaataaaggaaaaataatagataaAAGTGGAAATATAGAAACAAATGTAGTATATGCTGATTATACAAAAGGCcctaataataatttatatgttgaatattcattaaattccaaatattatgatacagttaatataatgaatatatgtTACCCTCGAGATAAAAtgttaagaaaaaaagttataaatattgtCTTTACAAatagatataaaatatttgttaatttattttctttacataattcatttttgtttgtttttttatttataattgtatctatattattatcatctcTTTATATAGcttctttatattattttcctaaatctactttttatatttttctaatttcTTATcttatttctatattttttataccaatatattttattcataatcatttatatttaatatttgatCCAATAAAAggttcttttttttcatatcattatttaatatctattttaatatctttcataataattgtCCATgcttttatttctttaattgtattctatatatacaaaaataccTATAAGTATACATCTAAATTAATAGGAATtacattaaaatttattcgtgatatttctaatattatatatgcacctataattatttcttttgtatctattttgtttttttttgtttggATATATCTTTATGTGCAAATAATAACATCAGGAATTTCTTATGAGCAGAag ttGGATCTAGATCTTGATCCAAATGGAAATAGCAAAATCCTATCCCTtcagaaaatattttattatttcaagagttcctatatattttctat attatggatatgtatttatttctatatttgTGAAATGTTACAATCACTTAATCAGTTCACAATATGTCATTTAG gAACTGTATGGTATTTTAGTGATAAAAGAAAATCAGAATGCAACCAAAATACAATAGAAGAAATGa aaactattttgaaatatcaTTTTGGAAGCATTGTTTTATCAagttttgtaaatataacCACTAAACACTTAcgaattatatttttttggatAAACAAAACATTATCTTTAccgttttttttcaatgaATTAATCTATAATATAAAGGAGAAATTTA attttatattaaaccCTATGTCAAAGATAATCGACATGTATACAACATCTGCCTATTGTGAA aTGTCTATGACATTATATTCATACATGACTTCTTGCCACATATcctcaaaaaaattaacaaactCAACATCTCCAGCAGCAGCTTTACATGGG ATAAGttatataacaaatataatattcccTGGATTTACAACAATGATAATAACTTTTTTCGCATTTAAT ATATTCAACAATTTTCAAATGTATAACAACATTTTCTCACATCGTTATATTCCTAACCCATTTTTCTCTGCACTG ATAATTGGAATAATTTGTGGAATAATCACATCATATTTCATAACAATTATATCCACTTTTGCTGATACtgttttatattgttttatatgtGAATGTTATCAAAAGCAAATGATTGATGAAAATCCATTAAGAAAAGCATTTACTCCAGATCTTTTGCGAGAATTTattttagaaatatatgaagaatataattcaaaattatga
- a CDS encoding 60S ribosomal protein L14, putative translates to MPKTALTEDEKLNLSKKKLLFNRYVEPGRLCLIEYGPYAGKLCFIVDIITITRVIVDGAGITGVPKTIMPIKRLKLLKQRVKISANSKTGLLRKEVDKSKVLDEFNKSNLGKKIMIKQKRDLATDYERFQIYYANKELKKKMNFIKSQKKGQKSKA, encoded by the exons ATGCCAAAAACAGCTTTAACAGAAGacgaaaaattaaatttatcaaaaaaaaaattgttattcAATAGGTATGTTGAACCAGGAAGATTATGCCTTATAGAATATGGCCCCTATGCTGGAAAG CTTTGCTTTATTGTAGATATAATCACAATTACGAGAGTTATTGTTGATGGAGCTGGCATAACAGG AGTTCCTAAAACAATAATGCCAATAAAAAGACTTAAGTTGTTAAAGCAGAGAGTTAAAATAAGTGCTAATTCCAAAACTGGACTATTAAGAAAAGAAGTTGATAAATCTAAGGTTTTAGATGAATTCAATAAATCCAATTTAGGAAAAAAGATTatgataaaacaaaaaagagATTTAGCTACTGATTATGAGAGATTTCAGATCTACTATGCCAAcaaagaattaaaaaaaaaaatgaattttataaaatctCAAAAAAAAGGACAAAAATCAAAAGCATAA
- a CDS encoding succinyl-CoA ligase [ADP-forming] subunit beta, putative, whose product MNALKKELKCMMMRRRNIGHNILKRGVNLSYKNIRSCQFFVEKKYLSIHEYMSIDLLRNNNIPCPQGYHAQTPEEAEEKALELQNICGDIDLVIKAQILSGGRGLGYFKENKFEGGVHICRNSMEIKDVASKMLNNTLVTKQTGPDGKKCNTVFICERFYIRKERYVAFLLDRNSDSICLLGSSVGGSSIEDISKKTPEAIYKININIKDGLTDGQSREFCEQIGFKGNELDIATNMVVNLYKIFKKYDCTLLEINPLSETNDRRVLCCDAKLNFDDNAEYRQKEIFEKRDLTQENPEELEAKKYNLNYVSLDGNIACMVNGAGLAMATLDLIVLHKGSPSNFLDVGGSATENEIAEALKIIDNNDKAKVCFINILGGIMRCDIIARGIINAAKQIKFKKPLIIRLEGTNEKEAIKIIEESKIKCIICQDMNLAAEKAVALAEIIEIAKRSNINIIVS is encoded by the coding sequence atgaacgCATTAAAGAAGGAATTAAAATGTATGATGATGAGACGCAGGAATATAggacataatatattaaaaagagGTGTCAATTtaagttataaaaatattaggAGTTGTCAATTTTTTGTAGAAAAAAAGTATTTAAGTATACATGAATATATGTCAATAGATTTATTacgtaataataatattccaTGCCCACAAGGGTATCATGCACAAACCCCAGAAGAAGCAGAAGAAAAAGCATTAGAActtcaaaatatatgtggTGATATAGATTTAGTAATAAAAGCACAAATATTAAGTGGGGGTAGGGGATTAGgatattttaaagaaaataaatttgaagGTGGAGTACATATATGTAGGAATAGtatggaaataaaagatgTTGCCTcaaaaatgttaaataatacattagTTACAAAACAAACAGGACCAgatggaaaaaaatgtaatactGTATTTATATGTGAAAGATTTTATATAAGAAAAGAAAGATATGTAGCATTTTTGTTGGACAGAAATTCGGATAGTATATGTTTATTGGGCTCAAGTGTCGGAGGTTCATCTATAGAAGATATAAGTAAAAAAACACCAGAagcaatatataaaattaatataaatataaaagatgGTTTAACAGATGGTCAATCAAGAGAGTTCTGTGAACAAATTGGATTCAAAGGTAATGAATTAGACATAGCTACAAATATGGttgtaaatttatataaaattttcaagaAATATGATTGTACGCTACTAGAAATAAATCCATTATCTGAAACAAATGATCGAAGAGTTTTATGTTGTGATGccaaattaaattttgatGATAATGCTGAATATAGGCAAAAAGagatatttgaaaaaagaGATTTAACACAAGAAAACCCAGAAGAATTAgaagcaaaaaaatataatttaaattatgttTCACTAGATGGGAATATAGCTTGTATGGTAAATGGGGCGGGGCTAGCTATGGCAACATTAGATTTAATAGTTTTACATAAAGGATCTCCATCTAACTTTTTAGATGTAGGAGGAAGCGCAACAGAAAACGAAATTGCTGAagcattaaaaataattgataataatgataaagcAAAAGTATgctttataaatatattaggTGGTATTATGAGATGTGATATTATTGCACGAGGAATAATAAATGCAGccaaacaaataaaatttaaaaagcCATTAATAATTAGACTTGAAGgaacaaatgaaaaagaagcaattaaaataattgaagAATCAAAGATCAAATGTATCATATGTCAGGATATGAATTTAGCTGCTGAAAAAGCTGTTGCTTTAGCCGAAATAATTGAAATTGCAAAACGTTCCaacattaatataattgtttCATAG